One genomic window of Polyangium aurulentum includes the following:
- a CDS encoding Tudor-knot domain-containing protein, producing MFSVRLPSIALAILFVLAPAGCKRRYDVGDEVLVDWEKNTYPAVILETAGPTKFKVHYKGYDPIWDEVVPRDRIKGPVEGKVVHPEPPPKVRAKALQAAQTNIYKIGDRVRVEWHGTMYPAIVVGIVGQERYRIHFEGYGDEWDDTVGLNRIQPR from the coding sequence ATGTTCTCCGTGCGTCTCCCCTCCATCGCCCTCGCAATCCTGTTCGTCCTCGCTCCGGCGGGCTGCAAACGCCGCTACGACGTCGGCGACGAGGTCCTCGTCGACTGGGAGAAGAACACCTACCCGGCCGTCATCCTCGAGACCGCGGGGCCGACCAAGTTCAAGGTCCACTACAAGGGCTACGATCCCATCTGGGACGAGGTCGTCCCGCGCGATCGCATCAAGGGCCCCGTCGAGGGCAAGGTCGTCCACCCCGAGCCCCCGCCCAAGGTGCGCGCCAAGGCCCTGCAAGCGGCACAGACGAACATCTACAAGATCGGCGACCGCGTGCGCGTCGAGTGGCACGGCACCATGTACCCCGCCATCGTCGTCGGCATCGTCGGCCAGGAGCGCTACCGCATCCACTTCGAGGGCTACGGCGACGAGTGGGACGACACCGTCGGGCTCAACCGCATCCAGCCCCGGTGA
- a CDS encoding KAP family P-loop NTPase fold protein, producing MSADQNEPSGSLHADRPIRKKVDDKLGRDKFAHSIAAQIQLAPRGDSFVIGIVGPWGSGKTSILNLVEEELGEDSSQLFLWFNPWLFAGHKELVAHFFHEVAAQLRDKDRGELRDIWRGFEGYSRLLRPLRAVSGVERESSTDAREPSVRRQRELLEEALEKAPKRLVIVLDDLDRLEDDEIRDVMRLVRLLADFPNTIYLLSYDQKRVVEALGGEERGRAYLEKIVQTVHQVPEIRPSEIRRVLEKSVHKACADLPLRRPEPVALSLAFQKIQPLFHGLRDVYRYINSLRPTLIALGEEVALQDILKLEALRVLAPAAFDGIVQSADMLTHVLVHGKDREDEQKRVVQRLFESWGERRPVYESICKSLFSAINHLPRGGVHYGPESLAEWRRDGRVACRQIFEVYLERALPPGRVPSRLIREFLESTRDESELSRLLSRLEKAELDDLLKRLEDHKDELQMDEDGTAIKVLLQQIRRVHGEAERKKVVTHIMYAYELALLLLSRIDPSKRLAIVKRELEHSADLSTREYIVSVNQQYELLYEADIAKIDNDLAMRVLDEPAANLADEPRLGALMTRAAECSKEGAESKFRELAADDGTMMKMLSRLLFAGIDEESHSLHRWDELAQALDPQKLAERLKGLDTKRDELSLDGRSTLALDVALRYAGGWRPRIERVRQSTAAT from the coding sequence ATGAGCGCAGACCAGAACGAGCCGAGCGGCAGCCTTCACGCGGATCGGCCGATTCGGAAGAAGGTCGATGACAAGCTGGGCAGGGATAAATTCGCGCACTCGATTGCCGCACAGATCCAGCTCGCGCCGAGGGGCGACAGCTTCGTGATCGGCATCGTCGGGCCCTGGGGAAGTGGCAAGACGTCGATCTTGAACCTGGTCGAAGAGGAGCTTGGCGAGGATTCGTCGCAGCTCTTTTTATGGTTCAACCCGTGGCTGTTCGCCGGCCACAAGGAGCTCGTGGCGCATTTCTTCCACGAGGTCGCAGCGCAGCTCCGGGACAAAGACAGGGGCGAGCTGCGGGACATCTGGCGAGGGTTCGAGGGCTATAGCCGGCTTTTGCGGCCGCTGCGAGCGGTTTCCGGCGTGGAGAGGGAATCGTCCACGGACGCGCGGGAGCCGAGCGTGCGGCGGCAACGGGAGTTGCTCGAGGAGGCGCTCGAGAAAGCACCGAAACGGCTGGTGATCGTGCTCGACGACCTGGACCGGCTGGAGGACGACGAGATCCGTGATGTGATGCGGCTGGTGCGGCTATTGGCAGACTTTCCAAATACGATTTATCTGCTGTCGTACGACCAGAAGCGTGTGGTGGAGGCGCTGGGCGGAGAGGAAAGAGGGAGAGCGTACCTGGAGAAGATCGTGCAGACGGTGCACCAGGTGCCCGAGATTCGGCCTTCGGAGATCCGCCGGGTTCTGGAAAAATCCGTGCACAAAGCGTGTGCCGATTTGCCATTGCGACGACCGGAGCCCGTGGCCCTGTCGCTGGCGTTTCAGAAGATCCAGCCGCTGTTCCATGGTCTGCGTGACGTGTACCGGTACATCAACTCGCTTCGTCCGACCCTCATCGCGCTTGGTGAGGAAGTTGCCTTGCAGGACATACTGAAGCTCGAGGCATTGAGGGTGCTTGCCCCAGCAGCCTTTGACGGCATCGTGCAGTCTGCTGACATGCTCACGCACGTGCTGGTCCACGGCAAGGATCGGGAAGACGAGCAGAAGCGCGTCGTTCAGCGTCTCTTCGAGTCTTGGGGCGAACGGCGGCCGGTATACGAATCGATATGCAAGTCCTTGTTCTCCGCAATCAATCACTTGCCTCGCGGCGGTGTTCACTATGGTCCCGAGTCGCTGGCCGAGTGGCGCAGGGATGGTCGGGTGGCTTGTCGACAGATTTTCGAGGTTTATCTGGAACGAGCACTTCCGCCGGGCAGGGTGCCCAGCCGCCTCATACGTGAATTCCTGGAGAGCACGAGGGACGAGAGCGAGCTCTCTCGCTTGCTGAGTCGCCTCGAGAAAGCCGAGCTGGATGATCTGCTCAAGCGGCTCGAGGACCACAAGGACGAGCTCCAGATGGACGAGGATGGAACAGCCATCAAGGTGCTCCTGCAACAGATTCGACGCGTGCATGGGGAGGCAGAGCGCAAGAAGGTCGTGACACACATCATGTACGCCTATGAACTCGCTCTCTTGCTTCTTTCGCGGATCGACCCCTCGAAGCGGCTCGCAATCGTCAAGCGGGAGCTGGAGCATTCCGCCGACCTCTCGACGCGGGAGTACATCGTCTCCGTCAATCAGCAATATGAGCTTCTGTACGAGGCTGATATTGCCAAGATCGATAACGATCTGGCGATGAGGGTGCTCGATGAGCCAGCCGCAAACCTGGCCGACGAGCCTCGCCTGGGTGCTCTCATGACGCGAGCGGCCGAGTGCTCCAAGGAGGGGGCCGAATCGAAGTTCCGAGAGCTCGCCGCGGACGACGGGACGATGATGAAGATGCTTTCACGTCTTCTGTTCGCGGGCATCGATGAAGAGAGCCATTCGTTGCACCGGTGGGACGAGCTGGCGCAAGCGCTCGATCCCCAAAAGCTCGCGGAGCGATTGAAGGGACTCGACACGAAACGCGATGAGCTGTCTTTGGATGGGAGGTCTACGCTGGCACTCGATGTGGCTCTTCGATATGCCGGAGGCTGGCGACCGAGGATCGAGCGTGTCCGCCAATCGACGGCCGCGACGTAG
- a CDS encoding acyltransferase family protein, with protein sequence MTASAHPAHPAHRNPSAGKPLPQLDALRGVAILAVFAQHLGDRFLPLVRDAVERRAPAPIVPWIMTALHHAWWGVDLFFVLSGFSLALSAIRAGEQPVGPFLLRRAARILPGYYVALAVTLLFDRALVAAPAFPAALVSHLLLLQGYVSPGGIVIIGAAWSLTTEACFYLLFAWLARPLVLRGKRSHLCIGAAIVVSVWVLRAALHEAVLEPGTVTGLLEATQRRWIVSRLDQFVLGALAARAFVALEGSERAARLAPVGLAFSLPLLLIAFRLEGAYYVEPLGAWPYAILSLATAALVLSASLCRGRALALVAPRPLCAVGIVSYGVFLYHQLALALCDLGQGAPQTWMNFARTATVALALSVTAGYLSWRTIEQPALRRVRRSRQSAPSAVILGG encoded by the coding sequence GTGACCGCTTCAGCGCACCCAGCGCACCCAGCGCACCGCAACCCGAGCGCGGGCAAACCCCTGCCGCAGCTCGATGCCCTGCGCGGCGTCGCCATCCTCGCCGTCTTCGCGCAGCACCTCGGCGATCGCTTCCTGCCCCTCGTGCGCGACGCCGTCGAGCGCCGCGCCCCCGCGCCGATCGTCCCGTGGATCATGACCGCGCTCCATCACGCGTGGTGGGGCGTCGATCTGTTCTTCGTCCTGTCGGGCTTCTCGCTCGCGCTGAGCGCAATCCGCGCGGGCGAGCAGCCTGTCGGGCCCTTTCTGCTGCGCCGCGCCGCGCGCATCCTGCCCGGCTACTACGTCGCGCTCGCCGTGACGCTCCTGTTCGATCGCGCGCTCGTCGCCGCCCCCGCTTTCCCGGCCGCGCTCGTCTCGCACCTGCTCCTCTTGCAGGGCTACGTGAGCCCGGGCGGCATCGTGATCATCGGCGCCGCCTGGTCGCTCACCACCGAGGCGTGCTTTTACCTGCTCTTTGCGTGGCTCGCCCGCCCGCTCGTCTTGCGGGGCAAACGATCTCACCTATGTATCGGCGCGGCGATCGTGGTATCCGTGTGGGTTTTGCGGGCCGCGCTGCACGAAGCGGTGCTCGAGCCAGGGACGGTGACGGGCTTGCTCGAGGCGACGCAGCGGCGCTGGATCGTCAGCCGGCTCGATCAGTTCGTGCTCGGGGCGCTCGCTGCGCGCGCTTTCGTCGCGCTCGAGGGCTCGGAGCGCGCGGCGCGGCTCGCGCCCGTCGGGCTCGCTTTTTCGCTCCCACTGCTCCTGATTGCATTTCGCCTGGAGGGCGCGTACTACGTGGAGCCCCTGGGCGCCTGGCCCTATGCGATCTTGTCGCTCGCCACGGCCGCGCTCGTTCTCTCTGCATCGCTTTGCCGCGGTCGCGCGCTCGCGCTCGTGGCGCCTCGCCCCCTCTGCGCCGTGGGTATCGTCAGTTACGGCGTTTTCCTTTATCACCAGCTTGCGCTCGCCTTGTGCGATCTCGGGCAAGGAGCGCCGCAAACCTGGATGAACTTTGCACGGACCGCCACGGTTGCGCTGGCACTGTCGGTGACAGCCGGCTACCTTTCGTGGCGTACGATCGAGCAGCCCGCCTTGCGCAGGGTACGTCGATCGCGTCAAAGCGCTCCGAGCGCAGTGATCCTGGGCGGTTGA
- a CDS encoding serine/threonine-protein kinase, producing MTTLSPGVLVDNKYQVERMLGEGGMGVVWLARDVNTEVPVVLKAIRAEYAYRKDFRDRILAEGRALARIDHPNVVRLNAVVVDGESLLLVMQYVEGETLEARIARHVKDGKPLSTAEVLRIFRQILLGVAAAHEEGIIHRDLKPANVLIRAKDGVVKVTDFGIAKAEEDGQKGRGNTQGTIGSALYMAPEQCTAQSLDKRADVYALGVVLFELLTGRVPFDGPSNFEIMKKHVEEPLPELARLRPDVPAWLERIARRCCEKDPNGRFGSCEEIAAALDAGPSPGPFDAGRTEPMPPLHVQHTHARSGTAPGSAITASPRREGPRKAAAIAITIALAAALGLGITYGLGWIGPVAAKKPQIREPQGGPPKDEPPPPPSLLPSLTGPWESDSGRLYDAVMQGEVLEMRIRDAKPLAAQGYVDGEPRFHLRPVPGKRNVFSVEDRLRPLPPAGTTLDPERARATCLVPYSSVGGKPLEARMEGGFLRVQMVRIEPEAAMLDQQGKRVVGCKNLATARTTAIESTFTRP from the coding sequence ATGACGACCCTCTCCCCCGGCGTCCTCGTCGACAACAAATACCAGGTCGAGCGCATGCTCGGCGAGGGCGGCATGGGCGTCGTGTGGCTCGCGCGCGACGTGAACACCGAGGTGCCCGTCGTCCTCAAGGCGATCCGCGCCGAGTACGCGTACCGCAAGGATTTTCGCGACCGCATCCTCGCCGAGGGCCGCGCGCTCGCGCGCATCGATCACCCGAACGTCGTCCGCCTGAATGCGGTCGTCGTCGACGGCGAATCGCTCCTCCTCGTCATGCAATACGTCGAGGGCGAGACCCTCGAGGCCCGCATCGCGCGCCATGTCAAAGACGGCAAGCCCCTCTCCACGGCCGAGGTGCTCCGCATCTTCCGCCAGATCCTCCTCGGCGTCGCGGCCGCGCACGAGGAGGGCATCATCCACCGTGATTTGAAGCCCGCCAACGTGCTCATTCGCGCCAAGGACGGCGTGGTCAAGGTGACCGATTTCGGCATCGCCAAGGCCGAGGAGGACGGGCAAAAGGGCCGCGGCAACACGCAGGGCACCATCGGCTCGGCCCTCTACATGGCGCCCGAGCAGTGCACGGCCCAGAGCCTGGACAAACGGGCGGACGTCTACGCGCTCGGCGTCGTGCTCTTCGAGCTGCTCACGGGGCGCGTGCCCTTCGACGGCCCGAGCAATTTCGAGATCATGAAGAAGCACGTCGAGGAGCCGCTGCCAGAGCTCGCGCGCCTGCGGCCCGACGTGCCCGCGTGGCTCGAGCGCATCGCGCGGCGCTGCTGCGAAAAGGATCCGAATGGGCGCTTTGGCTCGTGCGAGGAGATCGCCGCAGCCCTCGACGCCGGCCCGTCCCCGGGGCCTTTCGACGCGGGCAGGACCGAGCCCATGCCCCCGCTGCACGTGCAGCACACGCATGCCCGCTCCGGGACCGCGCCGGGATCGGCCATCACGGCGTCCCCCAGGCGCGAAGGTCCGCGCAAGGCTGCCGCCATTGCGATCACGATCGCGCTCGCCGCCGCGCTCGGGCTCGGCATCACCTACGGGCTCGGGTGGATCGGGCCGGTCGCCGCGAAGAAGCCGCAAATCCGCGAGCCCCAAGGCGGCCCACCGAAGGACGAGCCGCCGCCGCCGCCCAGCCTGCTGCCCTCCCTCACCGGCCCCTGGGAGAGCGACTCGGGCCGGCTCTATGACGCGGTCATGCAGGGCGAGGTCCTCGAAATGCGCATTCGCGACGCGAAGCCGCTCGCGGCGCAGGGGTACGTCGACGGAGAGCCGCGCTTCCACCTGCGTCCGGTGCCGGGAAAACGAAACGTCTTCTCGGTCGAGGATCGCCTCCGCCCCCTGCCCCCGGCGGGCACCACGCTCGACCCCGAGCGCGCCCGCGCGACCTGCCTGGTCCCGTATTCGTCCGTCGGCGGCAAGCCGCTCGAGGCGCGCATGGAGGGCGGCTTTCTACGCGTGCAGATGGTGCGTATCGAGCCCGAGGCGGCGATGCTCGATCAGCAAGGAAAGCGCGTCGTCGGCTGCAAGAACCTGGCGACCGCGCGAACGACGGCGATCGAGAGCACGTTCACGCGGCCCTGA
- a CDS encoding formylglycine-generating enzyme family protein, with product MGGTSSSSSGSGGAGGMGGTSSSSSGSGGGGQGGAGGGLAKVCPDVINTPKMVAVPSPNGIPYCIDSTEVTNKHYAAWLMQTPAPDIFDQKPECIWNQSFDPVGGIGPEDLPVVGVDWCDAVAFCKAQGKRLCGRIGGGSTPFSNGSANADISQWYNACSKGGTRTHPYGSTYNADLCNGENQIKAITPVGTLPECQGGYDGIFDLSGNAWEWEDACEAVNGEADLCRRRGGSFTSVPGDLDCSTASTMTPRNATSSNAGFRCCAD from the coding sequence ATGGGCGGCACGAGCTCCTCCAGCAGCGGCAGCGGCGGCGCGGGCGGGATGGGCGGCACGAGCTCCTCCAGCAGCGGCAGCGGCGGCGGCGGGCAGGGCGGCGCGGGGGGAGGACTGGCGAAGGTCTGCCCTGACGTCATCAACACGCCGAAGATGGTGGCCGTCCCCTCCCCGAACGGAATTCCCTACTGCATTGACAGCACCGAGGTGACGAACAAGCACTACGCGGCGTGGCTCATGCAAACGCCCGCGCCGGACATCTTCGACCAGAAGCCGGAATGCATATGGAACCAGTCGTTCGACCCTGTGGGGGGCATAGGGCCGGAGGATCTCCCCGTCGTGGGGGTCGACTGGTGCGACGCCGTTGCCTTCTGCAAGGCGCAGGGAAAACGGCTATGTGGCCGCATCGGCGGCGGCTCCACGCCTTTCTCGAACGGATCCGCCAATGCCGACATCAGCCAGTGGTACAACGCCTGCAGCAAAGGCGGAACTCGGACGCACCCGTACGGTTCGACGTATAATGCTGATTTGTGCAACGGGGAGAACCAGATCAAGGCCATTACCCCCGTCGGCACACTCCCGGAATGCCAGGGCGGTTATGACGGCATCTTCGATCTGAGTGGCAACGCGTGGGAGTGGGAGGATGCCTGCGAAGCCGTCAACGGGGAAGCCGACCTGTGCCGGCGCCGCGGGGGCTCGTTCACGAGCGTGCCAGGCGACCTCGACTGCTCGACCGCGAGCACGATGACGCCACGAAATGCGACGAGCTCGAACGCCGGCTTCCGCTGCTGCGCCGATTGA